The Raphanus sativus cultivar WK10039 chromosome 6, ASM80110v3, whole genome shotgun sequence sequence gttttgtttagcgAAATAATCAACTAACTCTATtgttccagaaaaaaaaatcaactaacTCTATGTTCACAAATCGCAGTTGTATCAGGTCCTAACTTCATTGGCGTGAACATAACAATCCGCAATACGGCAGGACCAAGCAAGGGTCAAGCCGTCGCCCTGAGGAGTGGTGGAGACTTCTCTGTATTCTATAGTTGCAGTTTTGAAGCCTATCAAGATACCTTATATACGCATTCTCTAAGGCAGTTTTATCGTGAGTGTGATGTTTATGGTACGGTTGACTTTATATTCGGTAATGCTGCAGTGGTGTTACAAAAGTGTAATTTGTATCCACGTCAGCCTCGTCAAGGTCAGGCGAACGAGGTTACAGCTCAAGGTCGTACCGACCCGAACCAGAACACTGGAACGGTGCTACATGGGTGTACGATAAGACCCGCGGATGATTTGGCTTCGAGCAGCTATACAGTAAAAACTTATCTGGGTCGACCGTGGAAGGAATATTCGAGAACCGTTGTTATGCAGACTTACATAGACGGGTTTCTTGACCCGACTGGCTGGAATGCATGGTCTGGAGATTTCGCATTGAGCACACTTTACTATGCGGAATACAATAACACAGGACCTGGTTCTAGCACGACAAACAGAGTCACTTGGCCAGGTTATCATGTCATTAACGCTACTGATGCTTCAAATTTCACTGTTACCAATTTCCTTGTTGGCGAAGGTTGGATCGGACAAACCGGAGTGCCTTTCGTGGGTGGACTAATTGCATAATTAACTTTATACTATAACATGTCACTATGTTAGTTACTTATTCCATTTAATATCATTcatgtgttctttttttttatctctaaaTAATTGTGGAATCGGGTCAGTTTTATTTAGTGGTATCTGATTCCCATTCCAACAATGATTACGATTTGTCTTAATAAATTACTACTTCTACTTTAGCTGCAATATTCACAACCGAGTCATCTTTTTGGAATTTATAATCAACTGGTTTCAACTTTCAAGAGACAATGCTAAATAAATACACTTAACAAATGAAACTTTAATGTAATGAAAAGCTCTTCTTAGGCCAGTAGCACTATGTAAAGAAGACGCTCTCGGGGTCCAGGAATGACGCCCGCGTAGGCCGGCATTGGTGGCCTGCTGAAAGTTCATGCGGTTTGGCAAAAATACAAACCATTTTTTGAGTTTGCTTGCTTGGCCCACAAGCCACATCCGGTTTAGATGCTCCATAACCTTTTCAATGATAAAACCGGGTTAACAGAGCCTTCAAATTCTGCGGGAATCTCCACCGTGAGACCAACCAAATCTATCGGTTCTCTCTCGCACGCCTCCAGAGGAAACCTCAacggcgaagaagaagaagaagaagaagaggaggaggaagaagaactTCCGGTTTCAATGTCTTCGACCGGTTTAACCGGAGCGGCTTGTTCGGGTAGTGTCGACAGATATTCTGGTTGAACCGGAGCTCTGCAAAGAGGGCAAGTGGAACTGGAACGGAACCAAGTATCGATGCAATCTACGTGAAAAGCGTGGCCACATTTCGGGAGGAGACGGCCTTTGTCATCTTCCTCGAACTCCGACAAGCAAACGGAACACTCCTCCAGTGGCGATTGATGAGTAGTCTCCGAGGAGTAAACGAAGATCGGAATCTTCTCGAGCACCGCTGGATCGAGAGGGgtgagagaggaggaggagagagaaagGATGTGAGCACGAATCCGGCGGCGAATGCGACGGTTCTGACGACGGAATAGCCATCTGGCGTAGCTGTGGAAGCAGATGATCATAGTAAGGGCGACGGAGAGGATGATGACGGAGGAAATCATGATTTTGCCACTGAGAGCGTGGCCTGGAGAAGCGTGGCTGATGCTCCCCCACATTGGCTTGCTGCTTTCTTCTGCTATTCCCATggtttctatttatatataatatagagagagagagaaagacaaCGGATATAAAAGGAAAAGATTTAGGCAGAGAGAGTATAGCTGCTTATTATGTGTATGCATGGGTTTTAGATCCCCTTATTTATACAGGCTGTGGCAACCAAAAAAGTTCAAAACCAAACTTtcatattgttttcttttcttatttatttgctaaaaaatataatttatgttttatatatttttgatactCAAAtaattgtgtgtgttttttggTGTTGGACCAACCATCCCTTATGGGACTGTATCATGTATAACACATTAATCACCAACGTCTTGAAAATATCAATGGATGGTATAGTGTATTACACAGTCAACATAATGAATTACTAGTAATCACAACTAGAAATTGATGTATCATAATTATTGTAATTACTTTGGAAACTAATTTCCTTTTGGgtcaatacaaaaaaaaagtgtctgCCACTTTCTTCATAAATCTTTATCAAGAGTCATACGCCCAAAAGAAAGTCCACAAGTTGTTGAACCGCTTGTGACTATTCAGTCTATTGACAATTACTCGAGCATTCTAATATATATACCAGTTTTTTTTGCATTGAAGCAAATGTACTAGATAGAAAAAATATGAGCATACATATATCATCACTTATCATATTTAAGTATTATGCTGGTTTGTGTATCTCGTAATACCAGGCAGCGACTATCTCTATATGCAGTTTTTACAATTTCATATATGGATAGCAAAAACAGGGGATGATATAACGCATTCAGTCAATAGGATCCGTGAGTAGAGCTAGGATAGCTTGAAAGTGACTGATAGCGTGGAGGCCCATGGCAATAGGATCCGTGAGTAGAGCTCCTGAAGGTAGCGTGAACGATCTGATTGAGTTGAAAGATGCACGCACTTGGACTAGTCTGTGAAAGTAAGCTGTGTTTAGGTCCCCCTCTTTAGCCAGTTTACTCTCGACTTTTGTTTGAAGTATGACTCCTCTATGGCTCGAAGGAAGCACCATTTATCATATAACGCATTGCATGCttgatttatttataatatgaaCTGGAAGAAAAATCATAACTAAACTAACAGACACAGAGGAATATTGTCATTTTAAGTGTGTTTGCTTAGATGCTAAGCCTCAGAGACTGTCCCAATCGTCGGCCCTCTTCCTTGCTTTGATGAA is a genomic window containing:
- the LOC108805765 gene encoding RING-H2 finger protein ATL5; amino-acid sequence: MGIAEESSKPMWGSISHASPGHALSGKIMISSVIILSVALTMIICFHSYARWLFRRQNRRIRRRIRAHILSLSSSSLTPLDPAVLEKIPIFVYSSETTHQSPLEECSVCLSEFEEDDKGRLLPKCGHAFHVDCIDTWFRSSSTCPLCRAPVQPEYLSTLPEQAAPVKPVEDIETGSSSSSSSSSSSSSSPLRFPLEACEREPIDLVGLTVEIPAEFEGSVNPVLSLKRLWSI